The following are encoded together in the Daucus carota subsp. sativus chromosome 5, DH1 v3.0, whole genome shotgun sequence genome:
- the LOC108219769 gene encoding photosystem II repair protein PSB27-H1, chloroplastic: MASPTLITPTTSTPKTLLPPIRSKLTITASAPATTPLQSRRMFVSLAAGIVLSPILPASPTWAVSDDEYVKDAGEVINKIRNTISKDRNDPDVADAVAQLRETSNSWVAKYRKEKALLGRSSFRDIYSALNAVSGHYISFGPTAPIPAKRKVRILEEMETAEKALQRGR; encoded by the coding sequence ATGGCTTCTCCAACCCTGATCACTCCCACAACCTCAACCCCGAAAACCCTTCTCCCCCCTATCCGATCCAAGCTGACAATCACCGCCTCTGCCCCTGCCACCACTCCACTGCAAAGTCGACGCATGTTCGTCTCACTTGCAGCTGGAATAGTCCTCTCACCTATCCTCCCTGCATCCCCTACATGGGCAGTTTCAGACGATGAGTACGTGAAAGATGCCGGAGAAGTGATCAACAAGATACGGAACACGATAAGTAAAGATAGGAATGACCCTGACGTAGCTGATGCAGTGGCACAACTAAGAGAGACTTCAAACTCATGGGTAGCAAAGTACAGGAAGGAGAAAGCTCTGCTGGGAAGGTCATCTTTCCGCGATATCTACTCGGCTCTCAATGCAGTTTCTGGCCATTATATTAGCTTTGGACCGACTGCACCGATTCCGGCAAAGAGGAAAGTTAGGATTTTAGAAGAGATGGAGACGGCTGAGAAGGCTTTGCAAAGAGGAAGATGA
- the LOC108219931 gene encoding uncharacterized protein LOC108219931: MHQSNLGAFLDCTTPQPPCQFLSKTEIKNLNRLWHPWGSEKVDFFTLSDLWNCYDEWSAYGAGVPIRLDNGETLVQYYVPYLSALQIFISTQSFNSPREDADSTSETRDSFSDSFSDESESEKLSRWDGCSSEEGAFEQENLWHQSDKLGHLYCQYFEKLTPYGRVPLMDKVSELSQKYPGLMSLRSVDLSPASWMSVAWYPIYHIPMGRTIKDLSACFLTFHTLSSSFQDLDEEMGNTKSKQKKDKGIALPPFGLATYKMQGDVWVNNKNGGDHDRLNSMLSVADSWLKQLRVQHHDFNYFTGIRRG; the protein is encoded by the exons ATGCATCAATCAAACTTAGGTGCTTTCCTGGACTGCACAACTCCACAGCCCCCCTGTCAATTTTTATCAAAG ACTGAGATCAAAAATCTGAACAGACTATGGCATCCTTGGGGGAGTGAAAAGGTTGATTTCTTTACTCTTAGTGATCTTTGGAACTGTTATGATGAATGGAGTGCTTATGGTGCCGGAGTCCCCATTCGCCTGGACAATGGAGAGACTCTTGTTCAGTACTATGTGCCTTATCTCTCTGCACTTCAGATTTTTATCAGCACTCAATCCTTCAATTCTCCGAG GGAAGATGCCGATTCAACATCTGAGACGAGGGATTCTTTTAGCGACTCATTCAGCGATGAGAGTGAGAGTGAAAAATTATCGAGGTGGGATGGGTGTTCATCCGAAGAAGGAGCTTTTGAACAAGAGAACCTCTGGCATCAAAGTGATAAGCTGGGTCATCTTTACTGCCAGTACTTCGAAAAATTAACTCCTTATGGAAGGGTACCTCTCATGGATAAG GTAAGTGAATTATCGCAAAAGTACCCCGGATTAATGTCACTAAGAAGTGTAGACCTCTCACCAGCTAGTTGGATGTCAGTTGCTTG GTACCCAATATACCATATTCCTATGGGAAGAACAATAAAGGATTTGTCCGCATGCTTCCTTACATTCCACACACTCTCATCTTCTTTTCAAG ATCTTGATGAAGAAATGGGGAACACAAAGAGTAAGCAGAAGAAAGATAAAGGAATTGCTCTTCCTCCTTTTGGACTGGCCACTTATAAGATGCAAGGAGATGTGTGGGTCAACAACAAGAATGGAGGGGACCATGATAGGCTGAACTCAATGTTGAGTGTAGCAGATTCTTGGCTGAAGCAATTACGGGTCCAGCATCATGACTTTAACTACTTCACGGGAATTCGGCGTGGCTGA
- the LOC108222369 gene encoding uncharacterized protein LOC108222369: MLDVIFGWGKASKCKKLLRRVQCRLKLLKNKRSSILRYSRDDVALLLKFGYDQNAFNRVEHIIKDERMFAVYDLLEAFCEFIVINLPYIRKHRDCPNDINEAVSTLVFASARCGDLPELCKLRSLFAKRYGQKMTKIALELLPGNLVNQTIKENLSAKSVSDDARYKLMDEIASSIKEEPLALEYTPEWQQLQTTNPESHSLPKPQESQSSDSETIPESGTYGKHSEYGDSDLQAMIVSKAEGNEEGNRSPLALDYSKQPFLTERREEGGIYEDSTSEMLSDQKPEKIVYLDDIEEFKFPVRKDGNNIQDQRLFLFKSSDSTRKESEVWYDGDIDLHSSMNKKASSKSYIKSRKGDGNKLRKRTQSAENINVNDLESSIYYGGSMNSNLKSYECRDLPKKVQVKDGSDDSESPPLLPKRRIVAVEDSHGVKNKPGSCNGVTTTQPESVHKEKMYVDYLPYEHMSQAKQEAECISTLIRPKQTQHSYTRATTMPPKRPEDDQADSILRSKSFPFQQPTDLWSNAPRSPCIHPKLPDYNELAEQFMALKKAALQKQPQRRK, from the exons ATGTTGGACGTTATTTTTGGATGGGGAAAGGCATCTAAGTG TAAGAAATTGCTGAGAAGGGTCCAGTGCCGCCTTAAGCTTCTCAAGAACAAGAGAAGTTCGATTCTGAGGTATTCACGCGATGATGTTGCTCTGCTTCTCAAGTTTGGCTATGATCAGAATGCCTTCAATCGG GTAGAGCATATCATCAAGGATGAAAGAATGTTTGCTGTGTATGATCTGTTGGAAGCTTTCTGTGAATTTATTGTAATTAATCTTCCCTATATCCGAAAGCACAG GGACTGTCCTAATGACATCAATGAGGCAGTGTCAACTCTTGTATTCGCATCTGCAAGATGTGGGGATCTGCCTGAGCTTTGCAAGCTCCGAAGTCTCTTTGCCAAACGTTATGGTCAGAAGATGACAAAGATTGCTCTTGAGTTACTTCCCGGAAATCTTGTGAACCAAACA ATCAAAGAAAATCTCTCTGCAAAATCAGTATCTGATGATGCTAGATATAAATTAATGGATGAAATAGCTAGCAGCATTAAAGAAGAACCGTTGGCACTTGAGTACACTCCCGAGTGGCAACAACTTCAGACAACAAATCCTGAAAGCCATAGCCTCCCAAAACCTCAAGAAAGCCAAAGCAGCGACAGCGAAACAATTCCAGAAAGTGGCACTTATGGTAAGCACAGTGAATATGGAGATTCTGATTTACAGGCAATGATTGTTAGCAAGGCTGAAGGGAATGAAGAGGGAAACAGATCTCCACTAGCACTAGACTACTCCAAGCAACCTTTTCTAACTGAAAGACGCGAGGAAGGAGGTATATATGAAGATTCTACATCAGAAATGCTATCTGACCAAAAGCCAGAAAAAATTGTTTATCTAGATGACATTGAGGAGTTCAAGTTTCCTGTTCGCAAAGATGGTAATAATATCCAAGATCAAAGACTTTTTCTGTTCAAATCATCTGATTCCACACGAAAGGAATCTGAAGTCTGGTATGATGGAGATATAGATCTACATAGCTCAATGAATAAGAAAGCAAGCTCAAAAAGCTATATAAAGAGTAGGAAGGGAGATGGGAATAAATTGAGAAAGAGAACACAGTCTGCAGAGAATATAAATGTTAATGATTTGGAATCTTCTATTTATTATGGGGGTTCTATGAATTCGAATCTCAAATCTTACGAGTGCAGAGATCTTCCCAAGAAGGTGCAAGTGAAAGATGGCAGCGATGATTCAGAAAGTCCACCTTTGCTGCCAAAGAGGAGAATTGTAGCTGTGGAAGATTCTCATGGGGTAAAAAATAAGCCAGGTTCTTGCAATGGAGTCACAACTACCCAACCTGAAAGTGTGCACAAAGAAAAGATGTATGTTGACTATCTTCCTTACGAACACATGAGTCAAGCGAAACAGGAAGCAGAATGTATTAGCACCTTGATAAGACCGAAACAAACTCAACACTCTTACACGAGGGCCACCACTATGCCACCTAAAAGGCCCGAAGATGATCAGGCTGATAGCATTCTCCGGTCCAAATCATTCCCATTCCAACAGCCAACTGATCTTTGGAGTAATGCACCTCGTTCTCCTTGTATTCATCCAAAGCTGCCTGACTACAACGAATTAGCAGAACAGTTTATGGCTCTCAAGAAAGCTGCATTGCAGAAGCAGCCCCAGAGGAGAAAGTAG
- the LOC108221795 gene encoding NDR1/HIN1-like protein 6, translating into MRLKSEFVVNVEANNPNAHISLIYGKESNVTLWYRDQELSQGKLPSFRQGTNNISIMHVDMNGKSKLDSGIQETLKQDQKNRMVPMVVQVQAPITIVVGEYKLREFVVYVNCSLTLDSLSADKNPEIITSTYTIHATL; encoded by the coding sequence ATGAGGCTGAAATCAGAATTCGTCGTAAATGTAGAGGCCAATAATCCCAACGCTCACATCAGTCTAATCTACGGAAAAGAGAGCAATGTAACACTCTGGTACAGAGACCAGGAACTTAGCCAAGGGAAGCTACCAAGTTTTCGACAAGGCACCAATAACATAAGTATCATGCACGTCGATATGAATGGAAAGAGTAAACTAGATTCAGGCATTCAAGAGACACTCAAACAGGATCAGAAAAACAGAATGGTGCCGATGGTTGTGCAGGTGCAGGCACCTATAACTATTGTGGTGGGGGAATACAAATTGAGGGAGTTTGTGGTATATGTAAACTGTTCTTTGACACTTGATAGCTTGTCAGCGGACAAGAATCCCGAGATCATAACAAGCACATATACAATACATGCTACATTGTAA
- the LOC108220150 gene encoding ABC transporter I family member 11, chloroplastic isoform X3 — protein sequence MYILFNLEIRDVSYRPPGTQTNILSGVSLSLTERSFGLIFGRSGSGKSTLLQLIAGVSKPTSGSICIQKYRDDGSPHQSPILSTPERVGIVFQFPERYFLADNILDEVTFGWPRQKADLPLKEHLASRLQRAISSVGLSGISLDKDPRSLSGGYKRRLALAIQLVQSPDLLVLDEPLAGLDWKARADVVKLLKNLKETVTILVVSHDLKEIASLVDQSWHMYMGGMLKEEPLPL from the exons ATGTATATCTTGTTTAATTTGGAGATAAGGGATGTGAGCTATCGACCTCCTGGAACACAGACTAACATATTGAGCGGGGTTAGTCTATCCCTTACTGAGAGAAG TTTTGGTTTAATTTTCGGGCGAAGTGGAAGTGGAAAATCAACTCTCTTGCAG CTTATTGCAGGGGTTAGTAAACCTACATCGGGTTCTATTTGCATCCAAAAATATCGTGATGACGGTAGTCCACATCAGTCTCCTATATTATCAACTCCGGAGAGAGTTGGCATCGTTTTTCAGTTTCCTGAGAG GTATTTTCTTGCTGACAATATTCTAGATGAAGTCACATTTGGGTGGCCAAGACAAAAGGCGGACCTTCCTTTGAAAGAGCATCTTGCTTCTAGACTACAACGAGCAATTTCTTCG GTTGGTCTCAGCGGAATCTCTTTGGATAAAGATCCTAGGTCACTTAGTGGTGGCTACAAGCGTCGGCTTGCCCTAGCAATTCAGTTA GTACAGTCTCCGGATCTATTAGTGCTAGACGAGCCTCTTGCTGGTCTTG ATTGGAAGGCACGTGCAGATGTCGTAAAgcttttaaaaaatctaaaagaaACAGTAACCATACTTGTTGTCAGCCATGATCTCAA AGAAATAGCATCTCTAGTTGACCAGTCATGGCATATGTATATGGGTGGAATGCTCAAGGAAGAGCCTCTACCACTATAA
- the LOC108220150 gene encoding ABC transporter I family member 11, chloroplastic isoform X1 produces MTSNLNLSFGLRQTHSRPVPLFRLKFRDTRPLKVSCDYSRFEIRDVSYRPPGTQTNILSGVSLSLTERSFGLIFGRSGSGKSTLLQLIAGVSKPTSGSICIQKYRDDGSPHQSPILSTPERVGIVFQFPERYFLADNILDEVTFGWPRQKADLPLKEHLASRLQRAISSVGLSGISLDKDPRSLSGGYKRRLALAIQLVQSPDLLVLDEPLAGLDWKARADVVKLLKNLKETVTILVVSHDLKEIASLVDQSWHMYMGGMLKEEPLPL; encoded by the exons ATGACGTCAAACTTAAACCTCTCTTTTGGTCTCCGACAAACACATTCAAGGCCAGTCCCGCTCTTTCG CCTCAAATTCAGAGATACTCGCCCACTCAAAGTTTCGTGTGATTATTCTCGCTTCGAA ATAAGGGATGTGAGCTATCGACCTCCTGGAACACAGACTAACATATTGAGCGGGGTTAGTCTATCCCTTACTGAGAGAAG TTTTGGTTTAATTTTCGGGCGAAGTGGAAGTGGAAAATCAACTCTCTTGCAG CTTATTGCAGGGGTTAGTAAACCTACATCGGGTTCTATTTGCATCCAAAAATATCGTGATGACGGTAGTCCACATCAGTCTCCTATATTATCAACTCCGGAGAGAGTTGGCATCGTTTTTCAGTTTCCTGAGAG GTATTTTCTTGCTGACAATATTCTAGATGAAGTCACATTTGGGTGGCCAAGACAAAAGGCGGACCTTCCTTTGAAAGAGCATCTTGCTTCTAGACTACAACGAGCAATTTCTTCG GTTGGTCTCAGCGGAATCTCTTTGGATAAAGATCCTAGGTCACTTAGTGGTGGCTACAAGCGTCGGCTTGCCCTAGCAATTCAGTTA GTACAGTCTCCGGATCTATTAGTGCTAGACGAGCCTCTTGCTGGTCTTG ATTGGAAGGCACGTGCAGATGTCGTAAAgcttttaaaaaatctaaaagaaACAGTAACCATACTTGTTGTCAGCCATGATCTCAA AGAAATAGCATCTCTAGTTGACCAGTCATGGCATATGTATATGGGTGGAATGCTCAAGGAAGAGCCTCTACCACTATAA
- the LOC108220150 gene encoding ABC transporter I family member 11, chloroplastic isoform X2, whose protein sequence is MTSNLNLSFGLRQTHSSLKFRDTRPLKVSCDYSRFEIRDVSYRPPGTQTNILSGVSLSLTERSFGLIFGRSGSGKSTLLQLIAGVSKPTSGSICIQKYRDDGSPHQSPILSTPERVGIVFQFPERYFLADNILDEVTFGWPRQKADLPLKEHLASRLQRAISSVGLSGISLDKDPRSLSGGYKRRLALAIQLVQSPDLLVLDEPLAGLDWKARADVVKLLKNLKETVTILVVSHDLKEIASLVDQSWHMYMGGMLKEEPLPL, encoded by the exons ATGACGTCAAACTTAAACCTCTCTTTTGGTCTCCGACAAACACATTCAAG CCTCAAATTCAGAGATACTCGCCCACTCAAAGTTTCGTGTGATTATTCTCGCTTCGAA ATAAGGGATGTGAGCTATCGACCTCCTGGAACACAGACTAACATATTGAGCGGGGTTAGTCTATCCCTTACTGAGAGAAG TTTTGGTTTAATTTTCGGGCGAAGTGGAAGTGGAAAATCAACTCTCTTGCAG CTTATTGCAGGGGTTAGTAAACCTACATCGGGTTCTATTTGCATCCAAAAATATCGTGATGACGGTAGTCCACATCAGTCTCCTATATTATCAACTCCGGAGAGAGTTGGCATCGTTTTTCAGTTTCCTGAGAG GTATTTTCTTGCTGACAATATTCTAGATGAAGTCACATTTGGGTGGCCAAGACAAAAGGCGGACCTTCCTTTGAAAGAGCATCTTGCTTCTAGACTACAACGAGCAATTTCTTCG GTTGGTCTCAGCGGAATCTCTTTGGATAAAGATCCTAGGTCACTTAGTGGTGGCTACAAGCGTCGGCTTGCCCTAGCAATTCAGTTA GTACAGTCTCCGGATCTATTAGTGCTAGACGAGCCTCTTGCTGGTCTTG ATTGGAAGGCACGTGCAGATGTCGTAAAgcttttaaaaaatctaaaagaaACAGTAACCATACTTGTTGTCAGCCATGATCTCAA AGAAATAGCATCTCTAGTTGACCAGTCATGGCATATGTATATGGGTGGAATGCTCAAGGAAGAGCCTCTACCACTATAA